From Fusarium oxysporum f. sp. lycopersici 4287 chromosome 10, whole genome shotgun sequence, the proteins below share one genomic window:
- a CDS encoding acetyltransferase: protein MATIRHARREDAPIILQLIQELADYEKEPDANKATVESIQATVAFAPSDSPNTDASIIPATEPISPTKPARCLLLFTPEGEAAGMALYFYNYSTWRSRAGIYLEDLYVRESARGKGYGKKLLSTLAKQVLAIDGGRLDWAVLKWNEPSIKFYESIGAYAMNDWVGMRVDGEGLNKLASLTD, encoded by the exons ATGGCCACAATTCGACATGCCCGAAGGGAGG ATGCTCCCATAATTCTCCAGCTCATCCAGGAGCTCGCCGATTACGAGAAGGAGCCTGATGCCAACAAGGCAACCGTTGAAAGCATCCAGGCCACGGTCGCATTCGCACCCTCCGACTCCCCTAACACCGACGCCTCTATTATCCCAGCCACCGAACCTATATCACCAACGAAGCCCGCTCGttgccttctcctctttACCCCCGAAGGGGAAGCCGCCGGCATGGCATTGTACTTTTACAACTATAGCACATGGCGCTCGCGTGCAGGTATCTACCTAGAGGACCTATACGTGCGCGAATCGGCGCGTGGCAAGGGATACGGcaagaagctgttgagcaCTCTGGCTAAGCAAGTCCTTGCCATTGACGGCGGTCGACTTGATTGGGCAGTTCTCAAGTGGAACGAGCCCAGCATCAAATTCTACGAGAGCATTGGTGCATACGCTATGAACGATTGGGTCGGTATGCGAGTAGATGGCGAGGGTCTGAACAAGCTGGCCAGTTTGACGGATTAA
- a CDS encoding alcohol dehydrogenase (NADP+) encodes MSFGRTVTLNSGHKMPQIGYGTWQAAPGEVGNGVYEALKAGYRHLDLAKIYQNQREVGEGIKKALNDVPGLKREDIFITGKLWNNKHRPEEVPGALDDSLEELGLDYLDLWLIHWPVAFKNGPELFPLKADDKNKTELDQGVTLSQTWEAVTKLPKEKVRSIGVSNFSIEMLETIIKDTGVTPAINQVERHPRLPQPELVKYQKEKGIYLTAYSAFGNNSWGEPLLINTPEVKAIAERLSKSKGKEVTPAQVILAWSTLDNHIVIPKSVTPARIRSNFEEVELDEEAIKELEKFGEKPQRFNIPKTYSPDWDIDVFGDEKEKTATHKVVLKL; translated from the exons ATGTCTTTCGGTCGAACTGTCACCCTCAACTCGGGCCACAAGATGCCCCAGATCGGCTACGGCACCTGGCAGGCTGCCCCCGGTGAGGTCGGCAACGGTGTCTATGAGGCCCTCAAGGCCGGTTACCGTCACCTCGATCTTGCCAAGATCTACCAGAACCAGCGTGAGGTCGGCGAGGGTATCAAGAAGGCCCTCAACGACGTCCCCGGCCTTAAGCGTGAGgacatcttcatcaccgGCAAGCTCTGGAACAACAAGCACCGCCCTGAGGAGGTTCCCGGTGCTCTTGATGACTcccttgaggagcttggtCTTGACTACCTTGAC CTCTGGCTGATCCACTGGCCCGTTGCCTTCAAGAACGGCCCCGAGCTCTTCCCCCTCAAGGCCGACGATAAGAACAAGACCGAGCTTGACCAGGGCGTCACCCTGTCCCAGACTTGGGAGGCTGTTACCAAGCTGCCCAAGGAGAAGGTTCGCTCCATTGGTGTCTCCAACTTCTCTATTGAGATG CTTGAGACCATCATCAAGGACACCGGTGTCACCCCCGCCATCAACCAAGTCGAGCGCCACCCTCGACTTCCCCAGCCCGAGCTTGTCAAGTaccagaaggagaagggtaTCTACCTGACCGCCTACTCTGCCTTCGGCAACAACTCATGGGGCGAGcctctcctcatcaacaccCCCGAGGTCAAGGCTATCGCTGAGCGCCTCAGCAAGTCCAAGGGTAAGGAGGTCACACCCGCTCAGGTCATCCTCGCCTGGTCCACCCTCGACAACCACATCGTCATCCCCAAGTCCGTTACTCCCGCTCGTATTCGCAGCAACTTCGAGGAGGTGGAGCTTGACGAGGAGGCtatcaaggagcttgagaagttcgGCGAGAAGCCCCAGCGTTTCAACATCCCCAAGACCT ACTCTCCTGACTGGGACATTGATGTTTTCGGcgacgagaaggagaagactgCTACCCACAAGGTGGTTCTTAAGCTGTAG